Proteins from a genomic interval of Hyalangium ruber:
- the selD gene encoding selenide, water dikinase SelD, which yields MADTLQPKPKRLTELSHCAGUAAKIRPADLAQVLRRLKTAKAPQALVGFSTNDDAAVYRLTPGLAVVETVDFFPPVVDDPFQFGAIAAANALSDIYAMGARPLFALNLVGFPKELPLKMLSKILAGGQSKADEAGIPILGGHSVQDPEPKYGMAVTGVVHPKKVLTNSGAKPGDVLLLTKPLGSGIATTAIKRGVASKALMKRVVGVMSALNRAAGETFASGKFKVNALTDVTGFGLLGHLLEMMKGSKTRGVLSLERIPIIQEVPALASQGVVPGGTKANLAHVHKHVRFPEGLPEEIQWVLADAQTNGGLLASVPARDIRKALLALEKAGVDVALIGEVQRGRPGIDVVG from the coding sequence ATGGCCGACACCCTGCAGCCCAAGCCCAAGCGGTTGACGGAGCTCAGTCACTGTGCGGGCTGAGCGGCTAAAATCCGGCCCGCCGATCTGGCGCAGGTCCTGCGCCGCTTGAAGACCGCGAAGGCACCTCAGGCGTTGGTGGGTTTCTCCACCAACGACGACGCGGCCGTGTATCGCCTCACGCCCGGGCTGGCGGTGGTGGAGACGGTCGACTTCTTCCCGCCGGTGGTGGACGACCCGTTCCAGTTCGGCGCCATCGCCGCGGCCAACGCGCTGTCGGACATCTACGCGATGGGAGCGCGGCCGCTGTTCGCGCTCAACCTGGTGGGCTTCCCCAAGGAACTGCCGCTGAAGATGCTCTCGAAGATCCTCGCCGGCGGGCAGTCCAAGGCGGACGAGGCGGGCATCCCCATTCTGGGCGGCCACAGCGTGCAGGACCCCGAGCCGAAGTACGGCATGGCCGTCACCGGCGTGGTTCACCCCAAGAAGGTGCTCACCAACTCGGGCGCGAAGCCGGGTGATGTGCTGCTGCTCACCAAGCCGCTGGGTTCGGGCATCGCCACCACGGCCATCAAACGGGGCGTGGCCTCCAAGGCGCTGATGAAGCGCGTGGTGGGGGTGATGTCCGCGCTCAACCGCGCCGCGGGAGAGACGTTCGCCTCGGGGAAGTTCAAGGTGAACGCGCTCACGGACGTGACGGGCTTCGGCTTGCTGGGGCACCTGCTGGAGATGATGAAGGGCTCCAAGACCCGGGGCGTGCTGTCGCTGGAGCGCATCCCCATCATCCAGGAAGTGCCGGCGCTGGCCTCGCAGGGCGTGGTGCCCGGGGGGACCAAGGCCAACCTCGCCCACGTCCACAAGCACGTACGGTTCCCCGAGGGACTTCCCGAGGAGATTCAGTGGGTGCTCGCGGACGCGCAGACCAACGGAGGGCTCCTGGCCTCCGTGCCCGCGCGCGACATCCGCAAGGCCCTCCTCGCCCTGGAGAAGGCAGGGGTGGATGTCGCCCTCATCGGCGAGGTGCAGCGAGGCCGTCCCGGAATCGACGTGGTGGGTTGA
- a CDS encoding XTP/dITP diphosphatase — protein MTPRLLFATTNAGKLKELRQLVGDAVEVVSLKDLPPVPEPVEDGETFEANAEKKARAYAQATGLPALADDSGLCVDALGGRPGVHSARYAEGDDRARYEKLLGELSGLPEERRTASFRCALCLALPNGGVRIEVGRCEGRILTGPRGAHGFGYDPVFFIPALGKTMAELTSEEKSGISHRGEAFRKMRAALLSLQAGG, from the coding sequence ATGACGCCTCGCCTCCTCTTCGCCACCACCAACGCGGGCAAGCTGAAGGAGCTTCGCCAACTGGTGGGCGACGCGGTGGAGGTGGTGTCCCTCAAGGACCTGCCCCCCGTGCCCGAGCCGGTGGAGGACGGGGAGACCTTCGAGGCCAACGCGGAGAAGAAGGCCCGCGCCTATGCCCAGGCCACCGGACTGCCCGCCCTGGCGGACGACTCGGGGCTGTGCGTGGACGCACTGGGGGGACGGCCCGGGGTTCACTCGGCGCGCTACGCGGAAGGCGACGACCGCGCGCGCTACGAGAAGCTGCTCGGGGAGCTCTCGGGGCTGCCGGAGGAGCGGCGCACGGCCTCGTTTCGGTGCGCCCTGTGCCTGGCCCTTCCGAATGGGGGCGTCCGCATCGAGGTGGGGCGGTGCGAGGGGCGTATCCTCACCGGCCCCCGGGGGGCGCATGGCTTCGGCTACGACCCGGTCTTCTTCATTCCGGCCTTGGGCAAGACGATGGCGGAGCTCACCTCGGAGGAGAAATCAGGGATTTCCCACCGGGGGGAGGCCTTCCGGAAGATGCGGGCCGCGCTGTTGAGCCTCCAGGCAGGTGGATGA
- the rph gene encoding ribonuclease PH, translated as MRSFQRGVLDLRPVTLTPGVSRHAEGSAQVEFGHTRVLVTCSVEERVPPHLMGKGTGWVTAEYGMLPRSTHTRSPREAAKGKQSGRTMEIQRLIGRSMRAAVDLAAMGPRTFTLDCDVIQADGGTRTASITGAYVALVLAMRNLNSRGVMSKMPKLTPLAAVSVGVVGGEVRVDLDYEEDSSADVDLNLVATGDGRIVEVQGTAEHKLFDRKMLDSMLDGGLAAIQKLTEAQAKVLG; from the coding sequence GTGCGGTCCTTCCAACGTGGTGTGCTGGATCTTCGTCCCGTCACCCTCACCCCGGGAGTCTCCCGTCATGCCGAGGGCTCCGCGCAGGTGGAGTTCGGCCACACGCGCGTGCTCGTCACCTGCTCGGTGGAGGAGCGGGTACCGCCGCACCTGATGGGCAAGGGCACCGGCTGGGTGACGGCCGAGTACGGGATGCTGCCGCGCTCCACGCACACCCGCTCGCCGCGCGAGGCGGCCAAGGGCAAGCAGAGCGGCCGGACCATGGAGATCCAGCGCCTCATTGGCCGCTCCATGCGCGCGGCGGTGGACCTGGCGGCGATGGGGCCGCGCACCTTCACGCTCGACTGCGACGTCATCCAGGCGGACGGAGGCACGCGCACCGCCTCCATCACCGGGGCCTACGTGGCGCTGGTGCTGGCGATGCGCAACCTGAACAGCCGGGGCGTCATGTCGAAGATGCCGAAGCTCACCCCGCTGGCCGCGGTCTCCGTGGGAGTGGTGGGCGGTGAGGTGCGGGTGGACCTCGATTACGAGGAGGACTCGAGCGCCGACGTGGACCTGAACCTGGTAGCCACCGGGGATGGGCGCATCGTCGAGGTGCAGGGCACGGCCGAGCACAAGCTCTTCGACCGCAAGATGCTGGACTCGATGCTCGACGGGGGCCTGGCGGCCATCCAGAAGCTCACCGAGGCCCAGGCGAAGGTGCTGGGATGA
- a CDS encoding N-acetylmuramoyl-L-alanine amidase family protein, which translates to MTLRTLVPLVLLLLAPSARAAERGLRIVIDPGHGGSQEGAKGPGTLQEKEVVLQIAKRLRTKLEKEVGAQVFLTREKDGTLPLPTRVEFANRKRPDLFLSIHANSMPTRKLRERIEGIETYFLSASASGEAARAVAARENAEAPQAQAVQDDSTLNLILNDLVRMEAHEGSSRLAYAIHQQLIPATGASDRGVHQAPFFVLVGVGAPAVLIEVGYISHPTEGTRLGNGEYQEKLATAITEGVKGFLGEQRKRDSAPAVAAPEQAEEAPAVAAPASP; encoded by the coding sequence ATGACGCTTCGCACCCTCGTCCCTCTCGTGCTGCTGCTCCTGGCTCCGTCCGCTCGCGCCGCTGAGCGCGGCCTGCGCATCGTCATCGATCCTGGACACGGTGGCTCCCAGGAGGGAGCCAAGGGACCCGGGACGCTGCAGGAGAAGGAAGTCGTGCTGCAGATCGCCAAGCGGCTGCGCACGAAGCTGGAGAAGGAGGTGGGGGCGCAGGTGTTCCTCACCCGCGAGAAGGACGGCACGCTGCCCCTGCCCACGCGCGTGGAGTTCGCCAACCGCAAGCGGCCGGACCTGTTCCTCTCCATCCACGCCAACTCCATGCCCACGCGGAAGCTGCGAGAGCGCATCGAGGGCATCGAGACGTACTTCCTGTCCGCGTCCGCCTCGGGTGAGGCCGCGCGCGCCGTGGCGGCCCGCGAGAACGCGGAGGCGCCCCAGGCCCAGGCCGTCCAGGACGACTCCACGCTGAACCTCATCCTCAACGACCTGGTGCGCATGGAGGCCCACGAGGGCTCCTCGCGCCTGGCCTATGCCATCCACCAGCAGCTCATTCCGGCCACGGGAGCCTCGGACCGGGGCGTCCACCAGGCGCCCTTCTTCGTCCTGGTGGGCGTGGGCGCTCCGGCCGTCCTCATCGAGGTGGGTTATATCTCCCACCCGACAGAGGGCACTCGGTTGGGCAACGGCGAGTACCAGGAGAAGCTCGCCACCGCCATCACCGAGGGGGTGAAGGGCTTCCTGGGGGAGCAGCGCAAGCGCGACTCGGCCCCCGCCGTGGCGGCGCCTGAACAGGCCGAGGAGGCCCCCGCGGTAGCAGCCCCCGCTTCTCCTTGA